In Microbacterium pumilum, the following proteins share a genomic window:
- a CDS encoding acyltransferase family protein, whose translation MTSNAPKTSPVRYAGLDGLRALAVILVVVYHLFPPLLPSGFLGVDVFFVISGFLITSLLLREQAMTGRIALADFWRRRARRLLPALTLVVTVCASAAWIIGGDVLLNLGAQVVGAFTFSYNWISISGDTGYFSSGAPELFRNFWSLAVEEQFYVVWPLILPLFLLIPRAWGRAAAALALAAASAAWMASLVSAGGDLTRVYFGTDTHSFGILVGIALAFVLGPILRRSAAPAPSEDAARLPVMVPSVTLPPGWTIVQPKTAPTPKPAPSLFRPAWMDRSGTRVAVSVVGVVAVAGIVASAMMVPADGGITFPGTLLAASILSVIVIATATWPGSAYARGMDAPPLRWIGERSYGIYLWHWPLLVLAMAGIRGAGTRSGVPTWIGVGVLGLTIAAAELSYRFVETPVRRYGFRGTFSRMVSQLQRGPRSRLRALGLSAVAVVVVWGTAAGIAAAPATSGGEAAVAAGQVALDQANQQAATASATPSATPAPSATPTATAEAAPSTPSADPEPTPSPTPITGDEISAVGDSVMLASAPALLERFPGIQIDAAVSRSTWAGPGIVESLAANGELREFVVVALGTNGPVSLDALERMTAIAGPDRSVVLVNAFAPRDWIPEVNADLSAFASSHPGVVVADWSGAISAHTDLLAGDQIHPGASGGHVFADTVATTIDQIEKERAQRQYELEMRVRENLRLHPAPQVR comes from the coding sequence ATGACGTCGAACGCGCCGAAAACCAGCCCCGTCCGATACGCGGGGCTCGATGGCCTGCGCGCGCTCGCGGTGATCCTGGTGGTCGTCTACCACCTGTTCCCGCCCCTTCTGCCGAGCGGTTTCCTGGGCGTCGATGTGTTCTTCGTGATCAGCGGCTTCCTCATCACCAGCCTCCTGCTTCGCGAGCAGGCCATGACCGGCCGAATCGCACTCGCAGACTTCTGGCGACGACGCGCCCGGCGCCTGCTGCCGGCGCTCACCCTCGTCGTGACGGTCTGTGCGAGCGCGGCGTGGATCATCGGCGGTGACGTGCTCCTGAACCTGGGCGCGCAGGTGGTCGGCGCGTTCACGTTCAGCTACAACTGGATCTCGATTTCGGGCGACACGGGCTATTTCAGCAGTGGGGCACCCGAGCTCTTCCGAAACTTCTGGTCCCTCGCGGTCGAAGAGCAGTTCTACGTGGTGTGGCCCCTCATCCTGCCGCTGTTCCTCCTGATCCCGCGCGCGTGGGGTCGCGCGGCCGCTGCCCTCGCTCTCGCGGCGGCCTCCGCGGCCTGGATGGCCTCTCTGGTCAGCGCGGGGGGCGACCTGACTCGCGTCTACTTCGGCACCGACACACACTCGTTCGGCATCCTCGTGGGCATCGCGCTCGCATTCGTGCTCGGGCCTATCCTTCGGCGGTCCGCCGCGCCTGCACCCTCCGAGGATGCGGCTCGACTTCCGGTCATGGTTCCCTCCGTCACCCTGCCACCGGGCTGGACGATCGTGCAGCCGAAGACGGCGCCGACCCCCAAGCCCGCACCGTCCCTGTTCCGCCCCGCGTGGATGGACCGCAGCGGAACGCGCGTCGCCGTATCGGTCGTGGGCGTGGTCGCCGTGGCGGGCATCGTCGCCAGCGCGATGATGGTGCCCGCTGACGGCGGCATCACCTTTCCGGGTACCCTCCTGGCGGCCAGCATCCTGAGCGTCATCGTGATCGCCACGGCCACGTGGCCGGGTTCGGCCTACGCGCGGGGGATGGATGCTCCGCCGCTGCGCTGGATCGGCGAGCGCTCGTACGGGATCTATCTGTGGCACTGGCCGCTGCTCGTGCTCGCGATGGCCGGCATCCGTGGCGCGGGCACGCGGTCCGGTGTGCCCACCTGGATCGGTGTCGGCGTGCTGGGTCTGACCATCGCAGCCGCCGAGCTGTCGTACCGCTTCGTCGAGACGCCCGTGCGCCGGTACGGCTTCCGCGGCACTTTCTCGCGGATGGTCTCGCAGCTGCAACGCGGTCCACGGTCGCGACTGCGCGCCCTCGGGCTGTCGGCGGTGGCCGTCGTGGTGGTGTGGGGTACGGCCGCCGGCATCGCCGCGGCACCGGCGACATCGGGTGGTGAGGCAGCCGTCGCGGCGGGGCAGGTCGCGCTCGACCAGGCGAACCAGCAGGCCGCGACAGCGTCGGCGACTCCGAGCGCGACGCCCGCTCCCAGTGCGACCCCGACGGCGACTGCTGAGGCCGCGCCGTCCACGCCATCCGCGGACCCCGAGCCCACACCGTCGCCGACACCGATCACCGGCGACGAGATCTCCGCCGTAGGCGACTCGGTCATGCTGGCGTCGGCGCCCGCCTTGCTCGAGCGCTTTCCCGGAATCCAGATCGACGCCGCGGTGTCGCGCTCGACATGGGCGGGCCCCGGCATCGTCGAGAGCCTTGCCGCGAACGGAGAGCTGCGCGAATTCGTGGTCGTCGCACTCGGCACGAACGGACCTGTCAGCCTCGACGCGCTCGAGCGCATGACGGCGATCGCCGGGCCCGACCGCAGCGTGGTGCTGGTGAACGCCTTCGCCCCGCGCGACTGGATCCCGGAGGTGAACGCGGACCTCAGCGCTTTCGCGTCATCGCACCCGGGCGTCGTCGTCGCCGACTGGTCGGGCGCGATCAGCGCCCACACCGACTTGCTGGCGGGCGATCAGATCCACCCCGGCGCCTCGGGCGGCCACGTCTTCGCCGACACCGTGGCGACGACGATCGATCAGATCGAGAAGGAACGGGCGCAGCGTCAGTACGAGCTCGAGATGCGGGTGCGCGAGAACCTGCGTCTCCACCCGGCACCGCAGGTTCGTTAG
- a CDS encoding adenylate/guanylate cyclase domain-containing protein: MSDPSAATAAPTPWVGKPRRRRRAGLSIYSILLIMLLSVSVLSSIVVGIIGYINGTEALRTIAYDRLVEIRENRSREVAQLFATIENSVSLSALNDTSKQAAREFADGFAELEKQQLSAGESAALNVYYRDTFATDLSEATGEEVDGSAFAPRGGAEAYLQYNYVIPYADWEEAIQNEDAGDGSAWSAAHAKYHDYFRTMTQLQDFEDVLMLDTQGNVVYSAYKGVDLGTNLFDGPYRLSNLSTAYRQAMDQNIVGDVVIADFAPYSPSLGAPAGWAVTPIADDGEIIGALAIELPIDRINDVMTVGGEWNANGLGATGETYLVGRDDLMRSISRLLIEDPVAYQEDAVKAGLAPAAAALSAQNGDTLLQQTITGDAVTRALSGEDGTLLERDYLGRDSLTAYAPLAVDGLNWAIVAQETSAEALVPVEDFTRNLILSTAGMIIFVCLLSLVLAQIFVRPLRRLKSAAQRIAAGEEGIQVDAGSSDELADVATAFNDMSRSLEIKSHLIDEQERANERLILSFMPEGIANRYKHGDEAITQDSDDVTVVFADIVGFEELALSMSSEDAVARLNDLVRSFDEAAERHGVERVRTTRQSYLASCGLATPRVDNARRAVEFAMELETILDRYSTQQGVQLGLRAGLDSGKVTSGLIGRARVVYDMWGDAVNLAFRVQGDSSEPGIYITQRVADRLPESVSVRPVGDVETQNGTQRVWKVEAAVPVVEG; encoded by the coding sequence TTGTCCGACCCGTCCGCAGCGACCGCGGCACCGACGCCCTGGGTCGGCAAGCCGCGCCGGCGGCGGCGCGCCGGACTTTCGATCTACTCGATACTGCTCATCATGCTGCTGTCGGTCAGTGTGCTCTCGAGCATCGTGGTCGGAATCATCGGCTACATCAACGGCACCGAGGCGCTGCGGACGATCGCCTACGATCGGCTGGTCGAGATCCGAGAGAACCGCAGCCGAGAGGTCGCGCAGCTGTTCGCGACGATCGAGAACTCCGTGAGCTTGAGCGCGCTGAACGACACGAGCAAACAGGCGGCACGCGAGTTCGCCGACGGGTTCGCCGAGCTCGAGAAGCAGCAGCTCAGCGCCGGTGAATCCGCCGCGCTCAACGTCTACTACCGCGACACGTTCGCAACCGATCTCTCCGAGGCGACGGGTGAGGAGGTCGACGGGTCGGCCTTCGCTCCTCGCGGCGGCGCCGAGGCCTACCTGCAGTACAACTACGTCATCCCGTATGCGGACTGGGAAGAGGCGATCCAGAACGAGGACGCGGGCGACGGCAGCGCCTGGTCGGCCGCCCACGCGAAATACCACGACTACTTCCGTACGATGACGCAGCTGCAGGACTTCGAGGACGTCCTCATGCTCGACACTCAGGGCAATGTCGTCTATTCCGCCTACAAGGGCGTCGACCTCGGTACCAACCTCTTCGACGGGCCGTACCGGCTCTCGAATCTCTCGACCGCCTACCGTCAGGCGATGGACCAGAACATCGTGGGCGATGTCGTGATCGCAGACTTCGCGCCCTACAGCCCGAGTCTCGGCGCGCCGGCAGGCTGGGCGGTGACTCCGATCGCCGACGACGGCGAGATCATCGGCGCCCTCGCGATCGAACTGCCGATCGACCGGATCAACGACGTCATGACGGTCGGCGGCGAGTGGAACGCGAACGGTCTCGGCGCCACCGGCGAGACCTACCTGGTCGGCCGCGACGATCTGATGCGGTCCATCTCGCGCCTGCTCATCGAGGATCCGGTCGCGTATCAGGAGGACGCCGTCAAGGCCGGGCTCGCGCCTGCCGCGGCCGCGCTGAGCGCGCAGAACGGCGACACACTGCTGCAGCAGACGATCACGGGCGACGCCGTGACGCGCGCACTCTCGGGCGAGGACGGCACGCTCCTCGAGCGCGACTACCTCGGTCGCGACAGTCTCACGGCCTACGCTCCGCTTGCCGTCGACGGGCTGAACTGGGCGATCGTCGCACAGGAGACCTCGGCAGAAGCACTCGTGCCCGTCGAGGACTTCACGCGCAACCTCATCCTCTCCACCGCCGGCATGATCATCTTCGTCTGCCTGCTCTCGCTCGTGCTAGCCCAGATCTTCGTGCGGCCGCTCCGCCGGCTCAAGTCCGCCGCGCAGCGGATCGCCGCGGGCGAGGAGGGTATCCAAGTCGATGCCGGATCCAGCGACGAACTCGCGGATGTCGCGACGGCGTTCAACGACATGAGCCGGAGCCTGGAGATCAAGTCCCACCTCATCGACGAGCAGGAGCGAGCGAACGAGCGCCTCATCCTGTCGTTCATGCCGGAGGGGATCGCGAACCGCTACAAGCACGGCGACGAGGCGATCACCCAGGACAGCGACGACGTCACGGTCGTCTTCGCCGACATCGTCGGGTTCGAAGAGCTCGCCCTCTCGATGTCGTCCGAAGATGCCGTGGCCCGCCTCAACGATCTGGTGCGCAGCTTCGACGAGGCCGCCGAGCGCCACGGCGTCGAGCGCGTGCGCACCACGCGCCAGAGCTACCTCGCCAGCTGCGGGCTCGCGACCCCCCGGGTCGACAACGCGCGGCGCGCCGTGGAGTTCGCGATGGAGCTCGAGACCATCCTCGATCGCTATTCGACGCAGCAGGGCGTGCAGCTGGGGCTTCGCGCGGGCCTCGACTCGGGCAAGGTCACGAGCGGTCTGATCGGTCGCGCGCGGGTCGTGTACGACATGTGGGGGGATGCCGTGAACCTGGCCTTCCGCGTGCAGGGCGACTCGAGCGAACCCGGCATCTACATCACGCAGCGCGTCGCCGACAGGCTCCCCGAATCGGTGTCCGTGCGTCCCGTCGGTGACGTCGAGACGCAGAACGGCACCCAGCGCGTCTGGAAGGTCGAGGCCGCCGTCCCCGTCGTGGAGGGCTGA
- a CDS encoding mechanosensitive ion channel family protein, which yields MADIFSQPWFWPAVIVSVGLPVALIGLTELHNALARRGSRAAPIILMVRNYLVPVAAILVLMAQPGAWQGQGTWPRVVATVFGLLVIVVVINAINHLVFHRGEKGSWRDRFPTIFSDLIRFVFIIVGIALLFWWVWGTDVAGVFAALGVTSIIVGLALQNAVGSIVSGLFLIFEAPFELGDWIETSEDTGSARGQIVEVNWRAIHIDTGNGIVIMPTAELAEGSFTNLSRSPDPYAATPEVTFGTDDPPGRVREILVSVARDIPLASPDREPNAKSLAGSRFAVAIPLQNPGDHDAVIDTFLTRLWYAARRADLHLDGDMTDDWRTPARLQDALRQLAAPLSLKPGDTDALAAHTRLERYCAGESILRPGTVPVETRFILSGTVVLGIPTEDQGFVQVAQLGKDDAIGITALSRTQTISRAVATSDVDVVVFPIEVLDDIVRAHPVVARELVRESENRLQRARIALSAVGEPLPFGRQTLG from the coding sequence ATGGCCGACATCTTCTCGCAGCCGTGGTTCTGGCCCGCGGTCATCGTGTCGGTGGGGCTGCCCGTGGCGCTCATCGGGCTCACCGAGCTGCACAATGCCCTCGCGCGCCGGGGCAGCCGGGCGGCCCCGATCATCCTGATGGTGCGCAACTACCTCGTGCCGGTGGCGGCGATCCTGGTGCTGATGGCGCAGCCGGGGGCGTGGCAGGGGCAGGGCACGTGGCCGAGGGTGGTGGCGACGGTCTTCGGACTGCTCGTCATCGTCGTCGTGATCAACGCGATCAACCACCTCGTGTTCCACCGCGGTGAGAAGGGGTCGTGGCGCGACAGGTTCCCGACGATCTTCAGCGACCTCATCCGCTTCGTCTTCATCATCGTGGGCATCGCGCTGCTGTTCTGGTGGGTGTGGGGGACGGATGTCGCGGGCGTCTTCGCCGCGCTCGGGGTGACGTCGATCATCGTCGGCCTGGCGCTGCAGAACGCCGTCGGCTCGATCGTGTCAGGACTCTTCCTCATCTTCGAAGCGCCGTTCGAGCTCGGCGACTGGATAGAGACCAGCGAGGACACCGGCTCCGCCCGCGGCCAGATCGTCGAGGTGAACTGGCGCGCCATCCACATCGACACCGGCAACGGGATCGTCATCATGCCGACCGCTGAGCTCGCCGAGGGGTCGTTCACGAATCTCTCCCGCAGCCCCGATCCGTACGCCGCGACACCGGAGGTCACGTTCGGCACCGACGACCCGCCGGGGCGGGTGCGTGAGATCCTCGTCTCGGTCGCGCGAGACATCCCGTTGGCCTCGCCGGATCGCGAGCCGAACGCGAAGAGCCTCGCCGGTTCGCGGTTCGCCGTCGCGATCCCGCTGCAGAATCCCGGCGACCACGACGCCGTCATCGACACCTTCCTGACGCGGCTCTGGTATGCGGCGCGCCGCGCAGATCTGCACCTCGACGGCGACATGACGGACGACTGGCGGACGCCGGCCCGGCTGCAGGACGCACTCCGACAGCTGGCCGCACCGCTCAGCCTCAAGCCCGGTGACACGGACGCGCTCGCGGCGCACACGCGCCTGGAGCGCTACTGCGCCGGGGAGTCGATCCTGCGGCCCGGTACGGTGCCGGTGGAGACCCGGTTCATCCTCAGCGGCACCGTCGTGCTCGGCATCCCGACCGAGGACCAGGGATTCGTGCAGGTCGCCCAGCTCGGCAAAGACGACGCGATCGGCATCACTGCGCTGTCGCGGACGCAGACCATCTCTCGCGCTGTGGCGACAAGCGACGTGGATGTCGTCGTCTTCCCGATCGAGGTGCTCGACGACATCGTGCGAGCGCACCCGGTGGTCGCGCGAGAGCTCGTCCGCGAGAGCGAGAACCGCCTCCAACGCGCGCGGATCGCACTGAGTGCGGTCGGCGAGCCGCTGCCCTTCGGCCGCCAGACGCTCGGCTGA